From Neobacillus sp. PS2-9, the proteins below share one genomic window:
- the eis gene encoding GNAT family N-acetyltransferase, with amino-acid sequence MDIKILTDDDFIESLKLSEYAFQYKIADERISARRDMLKKHKILGIKEKENLAAKLHIIPLGVYMNGAEWKMGGVAGVATYPEYRRSGYVRSLMIEALKQMHADGQLVSFLHPFDFSFYRKFGWEILSEYKKVTLDKKDLALLPIQPGKIIRYSKEAFPEDINHIYQLYCNQFNGMLVRSFDWWKDHVLNDDSQIAVYYNPDNEAKGYILYHVKDRKMDVEEMVCLDQEARVGLWNFICQHDSMVEKVYLTLPIHDQFPYFIQQPKVSMELQPYFMARIVDVEECLRKFGFHSGTEPVFLHLEDTFAPWNNGSYLISHEQIKVFKEKNGSHCVQPPRRGIQLSINDLSAIIFGYKRPIELYQMGYLKGNEEEVQKLEKMVPHIKSSFYDFF; translated from the coding sequence TTGGATATTAAGATTCTAACGGACGATGATTTTATAGAATCATTAAAACTCTCAGAGTATGCTTTTCAATATAAGATAGCTGATGAACGAATTTCCGCAAGAAGAGATATGTTAAAGAAACATAAAATCCTAGGAATAAAAGAAAAAGAGAATCTTGCAGCTAAATTACATATTATTCCCCTTGGGGTCTATATGAATGGGGCTGAGTGGAAAATGGGTGGAGTAGCTGGTGTGGCTACCTATCCTGAATACAGGAGAAGTGGGTATGTACGCTCATTAATGATAGAGGCATTGAAACAAATGCACGCTGACGGTCAGCTTGTTTCCTTCCTTCATCCTTTTGATTTTTCCTTTTATCGGAAGTTTGGATGGGAGATATTAAGTGAGTATAAAAAAGTAACTCTTGATAAAAAGGATCTAGCTTTACTGCCAATACAGCCAGGAAAAATCATCCGATATTCTAAGGAAGCTTTTCCAGAGGATATCAATCATATCTATCAATTGTACTGTAACCAATTTAATGGAATGCTAGTTCGTTCTTTTGACTGGTGGAAGGATCATGTACTTAATGACGATTCTCAAATTGCTGTCTATTATAATCCAGATAATGAAGCGAAGGGTTATATCCTTTATCATGTAAAGGACAGAAAAATGGATGTGGAGGAAATGGTGTGCCTCGACCAAGAAGCAAGGGTAGGTCTTTGGAATTTTATTTGTCAGCATGATTCTATGGTGGAGAAAGTGTATCTGACCCTGCCGATCCATGACCAATTTCCATACTTTATTCAACAGCCGAAGGTAAGTATGGAATTACAGCCGTATTTCATGGCACGGATTGTTGATGTAGAAGAATGTTTAAGAAAGTTTGGGTTCCATTCAGGAACGGAGCCTGTTTTTCTCCATTTAGAAGATACCTTTGCACCTTGGAATAATGGAAGCTACTTAATTAGTCATGAACAAATAAAAGTATTTAAAGAAAAGAATGGGAGCCATTGTGTACAGCCACCAAGGAGGGGAATCCAGTTATCAATTAATGACCTGTCTGCCATCATTTTTGGTTATAAACGGCCAATAGAGCTATATCAGATGGGGTATTTAAAGGGAAATGAAGAGGAAGTCCAAAAGCTAGAGAAAATGGTTCCACATATCAAATCATCATTCTATGACTTTTTCTAA
- a CDS encoding DUF420 domain-containing protein — protein sequence MNSLPILPTISTSFIVLSAITVAIGWWQIKQRKIEAHKKTMFFAAVFALIFFIIYASRTIFIGNTSFGGPDDIKIYYTVFLVFHITLATIGAVFGIVSLTTGYKNNLALHRKLGPVTSIIWFFTGITGVAVYLLLYVFYHGGETTSMIKAILGF from the coding sequence ATGAATTCCTTACCGATTTTACCTACGATTAGTACTTCATTTATTGTTTTAAGTGCCATAACGGTTGCAATTGGCTGGTGGCAAATTAAACAAAGAAAAATAGAAGCCCATAAAAAAACAATGTTTTTCGCCGCTGTTTTTGCACTAATCTTTTTTATTATTTATGCTTCAAGAACTATTTTTATAGGGAATACTTCTTTTGGCGGACCAGATGACATTAAAATTTATTACACCGTGTTTTTAGTATTTCATATTACATTAGCAACCATCGGGGCAGTCTTTGGAATTGTTTCTTTAACAACAGGTTATAAAAATAACCTTGCCCTCCACCGAAAGCTTGGACCTGTTACTAGTATTATTTGGTTCTTTACTGGAATAACAGGCGTTGCGGTTTATCTTTTACTATATGTTTTTTATCATGGTGGAGAAACTACTTCAATGATTAAAGCTATTCTAGGGTTTTAA
- the ctaF gene encoding cytochrome c oxidase subunit IVB: MADQQLNSGNPRVDIEYRRRKSTEEMRYQVVSFTLMIFLTLIAFAAVAVKGFTAWFTVPFIILLAVVQVIFQLYYFMHMSHKGHEAPSLFLYSGALVGAITILTFTTIIWW; encoded by the coding sequence ATGGCAGATCAACAATTAAATTCAGGAAACCCAAGAGTTGACATTGAATATCGTCGTCGGAAAAGTACTGAAGAGATGAGATATCAAGTGGTATCTTTTACCCTAATGATTTTCTTAACTCTAATCGCATTTGCTGCAGTAGCTGTCAAAGGATTTACTGCATGGTTTACAGTACCATTTATTATCCTTTTAGCTGTTGTTCAAGTAATTTTCCAACTATACTATTTCATGCATATGAGCCATAAAGGACATGAAGCTCCATCTCTCTTCTTATACTCTGGAGCGTTGGTAGGAGCAATAACAATTCTAACTTTTACAACCATTATTTGGTGGTAA
- a CDS encoding heme A synthase, translating into MRRSLKWLAVATTIAMILILIGGALVTKTGSGMGCGRSWPLCNGKFLPLEITPELAIELAHRLVSGVGGVMVLVLSVWSWKAIGHIRETKFLSFLSFFFLLLQALIGAAAVKWGQSSFVLALHFGISLISFASVFLLTLLIFEVDKKFQANKLLIDKRMSFHIVGISIYSYFVIYTGALVRHTKSSLVCLDWPLCKNESLAFPSDMWEWVQMGHRVAAGFIFLWIAYVLFIVIRHYKHQKVLFWGWIISFILVSLQVIAGAFIIFSRLNLYIALLHAFFITCLFGMLSYFLLLYSRSRKNQ; encoded by the coding sequence TTGCGACGCTCTTTAAAGTGGTTGGCGGTTGCAACCACAATTGCAATGATATTAATATTAATCGGCGGAGCCTTAGTAACAAAGACTGGCTCTGGAATGGGATGTGGAAGATCTTGGCCTTTATGTAATGGTAAATTCCTTCCATTGGAAATAACTCCAGAATTAGCAATAGAGCTTGCACATCGACTTGTTTCAGGTGTAGGTGGAGTTATGGTGCTTGTTCTTTCCGTTTGGTCATGGAAGGCTATTGGCCACATTAGAGAAACAAAGTTTCTTTCCTTTCTCTCATTCTTCTTTTTACTGTTACAAGCATTAATTGGTGCGGCAGCAGTAAAATGGGGGCAATCAAGTTTTGTTTTAGCATTACACTTTGGAATTTCACTTATTTCATTCGCATCTGTGTTTTTGTTGACACTTCTTATATTTGAAGTTGATAAGAAATTCCAGGCCAATAAACTATTGATTGATAAAAGAATGAGCTTCCATATTGTTGGAATTTCTATTTATAGTTATTTTGTCATTTATACAGGAGCCTTGGTAAGACATACAAAGTCAAGCCTGGTCTGCCTAGATTGGCCTTTATGTAAAAATGAAAGTCTGGCATTTCCTTCTGATATGTGGGAATGGGTTCAAATGGGGCACCGAGTAGCCGCAGGGTTCATTTTCCTATGGATTGCCTATGTTTTATTTATTGTTATTCGCCACTACAAGCATCAAAAGGTTCTATTTTGGGGTTGGATTATTTCATTCATCCTCGTTTCCTTACAAGTGATTGCCGGGGCATTTATCATTTTTAGTAGACTTAATCTATATATTGCGCTTCTTCATGCTTTCTTTATTACATGTTTATTTGGAATGTTGAGTTATTTTCTTCTTCTTTATTCACGCTCTAGAAAGAATCAATAA
- a CDS encoding CBS domain-containing protein, which produces MEKIRDIMTDNVECCTLLDNMYEVALKMKELNVGAIPIVDQEKIVGMITDRDIVIRGVAEKHPGSTKVEDIMSSELITISPEATSQEAAKLMAQHKIRRLPVVEGDKLIGIVSLGDFAVRELSDDQAKEALTEISEHGIQH; this is translated from the coding sequence ATGGAAAAAATTCGTGATATTATGACAGACAATGTTGAGTGTTGTACCTTACTAGATAATATGTACGAAGTAGCCCTTAAAATGAAAGAACTTAATGTAGGGGCAATTCCTATTGTTGATCAAGAAAAGATAGTAGGAATGATTACTGACCGTGATATTGTTATTAGAGGTGTGGCTGAAAAACATCCGGGGTCAACTAAGGTAGAAGATATCATGAGTAGTGAGCTGATAACTATCTCTCCTGAAGCTACAAGCCAAGAGGCTGCCAAGTTAATGGCTCAGCACAAAATTCGCCGTTTACCTGTTGTAGAAGGCGATAAGTTAATTGGTATTGTTTCACTTGGTGATTTTGCAGTTCGTGAATTATCGGATGATCAAGCAAAGGAAGCTTTAACAGAGATTTCTGAGCATGGGATACAACATTAA
- the ctaD gene encoding cytochrome c oxidase subunit I, producing the protein MSTLAQKKGFGATLWDFLTTVDHKKIAILYLIAGGFFFLIGGLEAVFIRIQLAVPNNDFVSAGAFNEIITMHGTTMIFLAAMPLVFAFMNAVMPLQIGARDVAFPFVNAVSFWLFFFGGIFLNLSWFLGGAPDAGWTSYASLAMASKGHGVDFYILGLQISGFGTLMGGINFLVTIINMRAPGMTYMRMPLFTWTTFVTSALILFAFPPLTVGLVLMMFDRMFGANFFEVAAGGNTVIWEHLFWIFGHPEVYILILPAFGIFSEIIPIFSRKRLFGYSSMVFATVLIGFLGFMVWAHHMFTTGLGPVANAIFAVATMAIGVPTGIKIFNWLLTMWGGSVKFTTPMHWAFAFIPSFLAGGVTGVMLASAAADYQYHDTYFVVAHFHYVIVGGVVFAIFAGTHLYWPKMFGTMLNETLGKITFWLFFIGFHLTFFIQHFLGLWGMPRRVFTYLPGQGFELANMVSSVGAAFMGLGVIIMLINIIMTSVKNVKVGNDPWGDGRTLEWSIPSPPPFYNFKQLPLVRSLDAFWVEKMEGKKAMTPAEPLGDIHMPNSSFIPFIMSVGLFIAAFGALYHQDKVSWSLPVMILGLLITLGSMFTRSVKDDHGFHIHKEELIDDEDKGGKA; encoded by the coding sequence GTGAGTACCTTAGCTCAAAAAAAGGGATTTGGTGCGACTTTGTGGGACTTTTTAACAACTGTTGACCATAAGAAAATCGCCATCCTATATCTTATTGCAGGTGGATTCTTCTTCTTAATAGGCGGACTTGAAGCTGTCTTTATTCGTATCCAACTTGCAGTACCTAACAATGATTTTGTCAGTGCAGGTGCATTTAATGAAATTATTACCATGCACGGAACAACAATGATTTTCTTAGCCGCGATGCCGCTTGTATTTGCATTTATGAATGCTGTTATGCCATTACAAATTGGAGCACGTGACGTAGCATTTCCATTTGTAAATGCAGTTAGTTTTTGGTTATTCTTCTTCGGAGGAATCTTCCTAAATCTTTCATGGTTTTTAGGTGGAGCTCCTGATGCTGGATGGACTTCTTATGCATCACTTGCGATGGCTTCGAAAGGCCATGGAGTAGATTTCTATATCTTAGGCTTACAGATTTCAGGTTTTGGAACATTAATGGGTGGTATTAATTTCTTGGTAACGATTATTAATATGCGTGCACCAGGAATGACGTATATGAGGATGCCATTGTTCACATGGACAACATTTGTAACCTCAGCACTTATTTTATTTGCATTCCCTCCACTTACAGTGGGTCTTGTATTAATGATGTTTGACCGAATGTTCGGAGCTAATTTCTTTGAAGTGGCAGCCGGCGGTAACACAGTAATTTGGGAGCATCTCTTCTGGATTTTTGGACACCCTGAAGTATATATTCTGATCCTTCCTGCGTTTGGGATTTTCTCGGAAATTATTCCAATCTTCTCAAGAAAACGCTTGTTTGGATATTCCTCCATGGTTTTTGCAACAGTTTTAATTGGTTTCTTAGGCTTCATGGTATGGGCTCACCATATGTTTACAACAGGTTTAGGTCCAGTTGCGAATGCTATTTTCGCGGTTGCAACAATGGCAATTGGTGTCCCTACTGGGATTAAGATTTTTAACTGGCTTTTAACTATGTGGGGTGGAAGTGTTAAATTCACTACACCTATGCATTGGGCATTTGCCTTTATACCATCGTTTCTTGCTGGTGGGGTAACAGGAGTAATGCTTGCTTCTGCAGCCGCGGATTATCAATATCATGATACTTATTTCGTTGTAGCACATTTCCATTATGTAATTGTAGGTGGTGTTGTCTTTGCAATTTTTGCAGGAACACATCTTTATTGGCCAAAAATGTTTGGAACAATGTTAAATGAGACCCTAGGAAAAATTACTTTCTGGTTGTTCTTTATTGGTTTCCACTTAACATTCTTTATCCAACACTTCTTAGGTTTATGGGGAATGCCACGTCGTGTATTCACATACCTTCCAGGTCAAGGATTTGAATTAGCAAACATGGTAAGCTCAGTTGGAGCAGCATTCATGGGGCTTGGTGTCATTATTATGTTAATTAACATCATTATGACATCAGTGAAAAATGTTAAGGTTGGGAATGATCCATGGGGCGATGGAAGAACACTTGAATGGTCTATTCCGTCACCACCTCCATTCTATAACTTTAAACAGTTGCCACTTGTTCGTAGTTTAGATGCATTTTGGGTTGAAAAAATGGAAGGGAAAAAGGCTATGACTCCTGCCGAGCCGCTTGGTGATATCCATATGCCTAATTCATCCTTTATTCCATTTATTATGTCTGTCGGCTTGTTCATTGCTGCTTTTGGTGCATTGTACCATCAAGATAAGGTTTCATGGTCTCTACCAGTAATGATTCTAGGCCTACTAATAACATTGGGTTCTATGTTCACGCGTTCAGTTAAAGATGATCATGGTTTCCATATTCACAAGGAAGAGCTAATTGATGACGAGGATAAGGGGGGGAAGGCATAA
- the cyoE gene encoding heme o synthase codes for MSNSKAYGEPSIDNGSASLHSNIEKTSVWKDFMALIKIGIVNSNLITTFTGLWLALHFSGQSFLGNLDIVFYTVAGSSLIIAGSCAINNYVDRDIDHLMERTKGRPTVTGKVLPGRVLTLGILLIGLGTLFLFLTTMTSTVIGLLGVFSYVVLYTLWSKRQLVSNTIIGSISGAVPPLIGWAAVDANLDIMAWSLFVLMFVWQPPHFYALAMRRVKEYKAAGIPMLPVVKGFKTTKIHIVLWVAALLPIPFFLTKLGIPFLILATLLNIGWLVLGIYGYRIKDDIKWAKLMFVYSLQYLTIIFVAMVIVTLI; via the coding sequence ATGTCCAACTCAAAGGCTTATGGAGAACCATCCATAGATAATGGTTCTGCAAGCCTGCATTCTAACATAGAAAAAACCTCAGTATGGAAAGACTTTATGGCTTTGATAAAGATAGGAATCGTAAATTCCAATCTTATTACAACCTTTACTGGACTTTGGCTGGCCTTGCATTTTTCAGGTCAAAGCTTTTTAGGGAACTTAGACATTGTATTTTATACAGTGGCAGGGTCTTCACTAATCATTGCGGGTTCATGTGCTATAAACAATTACGTTGACCGTGATATCGATCATCTAATGGAGAGAACAAAAGGAAGACCCACAGTAACAGGAAAGGTATTGCCGGGTAGAGTTCTTACCTTAGGTATTTTACTTATTGGACTGGGAACACTGTTCTTATTCTTAACAACCATGACTTCAACAGTTATTGGACTGCTTGGAGTTTTTAGTTATGTAGTTCTCTATACCTTATGGTCTAAACGACAGCTTGTTTCTAATACGATCATTGGTAGTATCTCAGGTGCCGTTCCACCGTTAATCGGTTGGGCTGCAGTGGATGCAAATCTTGATATTATGGCCTGGTCGTTATTTGTACTAATGTTTGTTTGGCAGCCTCCGCACTTTTATGCTCTAGCAATGAGGAGAGTAAAAGAATATAAAGCAGCAGGAATCCCAATGCTTCCTGTAGTGAAGGGCTTTAAAACAACAAAAATTCATATTGTACTTTGGGTGGCAGCACTCTTGCCAATCCCATTTTTTCTTACCAAATTAGGAATCCCATTTCTAATTCTTGCAACCCTGTTAAATATAGGATGGCTAGTATTAGGGATTTATGGATATAGGATCAAAGATGACATAAAGTGGGCAAAACTAATGTTTGTTTACTCCTTGCAATATTTAACTATTATTTTTGTGGCGATGGTGATTGTTACATTAATTTAG
- a CDS encoding CAP domain-containing protein: protein MIGQDVSILEKEFGTPVRKDESLYGYEWYIYNQDYKRYLQVGVANNKVVTIFAIGENLDVAPFEIGQPVEEIFNTQYIDTNINLDWEGTTYRFELNDTDLNLRPMVQLGDIYVQLYIDKFTGNLSSVRFLDAETLIKQRPYELVYQGELVEEPVLSDETWRSIEIGTEQEIFDITNVLRQRNKLKPLRWDELTAEVAYGHSKDMSENNDFSHTSKKFGDLTERLQTAKVAYQEAGENIAANYTDGPAVVEGWLNSKGHRDSLLNKDFSHIGIGVFQKYYTQNFIKKVE, encoded by the coding sequence ATGATTGGGCAAGATGTTTCTATTTTAGAAAAAGAATTTGGAACACCAGTGCGTAAGGATGAATCATTATACGGATATGAATGGTATATCTATAATCAAGACTACAAGCGATATCTACAGGTAGGTGTTGCAAATAATAAAGTGGTAACCATTTTTGCAATTGGTGAAAACTTAGATGTTGCTCCTTTTGAAATTGGTCAGCCAGTGGAAGAAATTTTTAATACTCAATACATTGATACAAATATAAATTTGGATTGGGAGGGTACTACCTACCGTTTTGAGCTCAATGACACTGATCTAAATCTTCGACCAATGGTTCAGTTGGGCGATATTTATGTCCAGCTTTATATAGACAAATTTACAGGTAACCTTTCAAGTGTCCGGTTCCTAGATGCTGAAACACTCATTAAACAGCGTCCATATGAATTAGTTTATCAAGGAGAGTTAGTCGAAGAACCTGTACTTTCAGATGAAACATGGAGGAGTATTGAAATCGGAACGGAGCAAGAGATCTTTGATATTACTAATGTTTTGCGACAAAGAAACAAACTGAAACCATTAAGATGGGACGAACTAACAGCTGAAGTTGCATATGGACATAGTAAGGATATGTCCGAAAACAATGATTTTTCCCATACGTCCAAGAAATTTGGGGACCTTACCGAGCGATTACAAACAGCTAAAGTAGCATATCAAGAAGCTGGCGAAAATATTGCTGCCAATTACACAGATGGACCTGCAGTAGTGGAAGGATGGCTTAATAGTAAAGGACATCGGGATTCTTTATTAAACAAAGATTTTTCACATATTGGAATTGGTGTATTCCAAAAATACTATACACAGAACTTTATTAAAAAAGTTGAATAG
- a CDS encoding PaaI family thioesterase, with protein sequence MKDSLKQLLDSCIENGTQTDLDALQHLLEGVQKKIIQNKSTFIDGILHMERTFDQNTCEITIPVNSVLNNNLNILHGGITATVLDTAMGSLANYYLPEGFGAVTNQLNIHYTAPGIGDLLRCKAEIIHQGSKTMVISGEAYRSDGKKIAHATGTFFIISK encoded by the coding sequence TTCTTGTATTGAGAATGGGACACAAACCGACTTAGATGCATTACAACACCTACTTGAAGGTGTTCAAAAAAAAATTATTCAAAACAAAAGCACATTTATTGATGGAATTCTCCATATGGAAAGAACTTTTGATCAAAATACCTGTGAAATTACAATCCCAGTAAATTCTGTCCTTAATAATAATCTAAATATATTGCATGGCGGTATTACAGCAACAGTACTTGACACCGCCATGGGAAGCTTGGCCAATTATTATCTCCCTGAAGGATTCGGCGCCGTCACAAATCAGCTTAATATCCACTACACAGCCCCTGGAATAGGAGACCTGCTACGATGCAAAGCAGAAATTATCCATCAAGGGAGCAAAACCATGGTTATATCTGGGGAAGCATATCGAAGTGACGGCAAAAAAATCGCCCATGCGACAGGAACGTTTTTTATTATAAGTAAATAA
- a CDS encoding YugN family protein: MKFENTGIEKLKADLNRLDEVMTDYGLVRAGQWDYERVTYDRKFELKEGVFYLRVQGYSVEGDVDTFKATIQLMTPLLGKHYYPHGVEYGEGENFPSSLVNQCKKILENINTEISKFAL; the protein is encoded by the coding sequence ATGAAATTTGAGAATACGGGAATTGAGAAGTTAAAAGCAGATTTAAACCGTTTAGATGAGGTCATGACTGATTACGGTTTAGTTCGTGCAGGTCAATGGGATTACGAACGTGTTACATACGACCGAAAATTTGAATTAAAAGAAGGTGTGTTTTACCTTCGTGTACAAGGTTATTCAGTTGAAGGTGATGTTGATACTTTTAAAGCAACAATCCAATTGATGACACCTTTACTAGGAAAGCATTATTATCCACATGGTGTTGAGTATGGTGAAGGTGAAAATTTCCCATCCTCCCTTGTAAATCAATGCAAGAAAATTCTTGAGAACATCAACACAGAAATAAGTAAATTCGCATTGTAA
- the ctaG gene encoding cytochrome c oxidase assembly factor CtaG yields the protein MLTLDIFGFKALWSPYFLLILIALTVGYLVITTKYRLLFPGNEPLSKKQGSLFLISMILLYAIKGSPLDLLAHLMFYVHMMQMAVLVLVVPPLFILSIPNWVWQKLLSVKKIDSLFRFLTKPLIALVVFNGLFSFYHVPIIFDHVMQNFWLHAGYSILLFLVSIFMWWPLLNQMPEHQTLSGLKKVGYIFADGILLTPACALIIFADNSLYATYSDPHVWGQVMSLCVGASNFASLNLSGPALFSSMSVIEDQRLGGVLMKIIQEIIYGVILGHVFFEWYRKDQEESEREMNQTLNPSPIK from the coding sequence GTGCTTACATTAGATATATTTGGATTTAAAGCACTTTGGAGCCCGTACTTTTTATTAATATTAATCGCATTAACCGTAGGTTATTTAGTCATTACAACAAAATATAGATTGTTATTTCCAGGGAATGAGCCATTGTCCAAAAAACAAGGGTCATTATTCTTAATATCGATGATTCTTCTCTACGCTATAAAAGGGTCACCCTTGGATTTATTAGCACACCTAATGTTTTATGTCCATATGATGCAGATGGCCGTGTTAGTTCTGGTTGTACCCCCTTTATTTATTTTGAGTATTCCAAACTGGGTATGGCAAAAGCTATTGAGCGTTAAAAAAATTGATTCTTTGTTTAGATTCTTAACGAAGCCACTAATTGCTTTAGTCGTATTTAACGGCTTGTTTTCTTTCTACCATGTTCCAATCATATTTGATCATGTCATGCAGAATTTCTGGCTTCATGCAGGCTATTCTATTCTTTTATTTCTTGTTTCTATTTTCATGTGGTGGCCTTTACTAAATCAGATGCCGGAACACCAAACTTTAAGTGGGTTGAAGAAGGTTGGCTATATTTTTGCTGACGGTATCTTGTTAACTCCAGCATGTGCACTTATTATTTTTGCTGATAATTCACTCTATGCAACTTATTCTGATCCTCATGTATGGGGACAGGTCATGAGTTTATGTGTAGGGGCATCTAATTTTGCTAGCTTAAATTTAAGTGGTCCTGCACTTTTTAGTTCCATGTCAGTAATCGAAGATCAACGACTTGGCGGAGTATTAATGAAGATTATCCAAGAAATCATCTATGGTGTGATACTAGGTCATGTTTTCTTTGAATGGTACCGTAAAGATCAGGAAGAATCCGAACGAGAGATGAACCAAACATTAAATCCATCTCCGATTAAATAG
- a CDS encoding cytochrome (ubi)quinol oxidase subunit III, protein MHAEDKYTYETWPAAPEKATLEAKNKFLGFWFFLGGETVLFASLFATYLALKDKVGDSGQPLAKELFELPLTFVATMLLLTSSLTSVYAMYHMKNFAFKKMMVWLGLTALLGAGFLGLEVYEFSHYVHEGHKFTSSAFGSAFYTLVGFHGGHVAFGLLWCLTLMFRNGKRGLDLYNAPKFYVFSLYWHFIDVVWVFIFTVVYLMGMVG, encoded by the coding sequence ATGCACGCTGAAGATAAATACACTTATGAAACATGGCCTGCTGCGCCGGAGAAAGCAACCCTTGAAGCAAAAAATAAATTTTTAGGTTTTTGGTTTTTCCTAGGAGGAGAGACGGTTCTATTCGCCTCCCTCTTCGCAACGTATTTAGCGTTAAAGGATAAAGTCGGTGATTCTGGACAGCCGCTTGCTAAGGAATTATTTGAGCTTCCATTAACATTTGTAGCAACTATGTTGTTATTAACAAGTTCATTGACTAGTGTATACGCTATGTATCACATGAAAAACTTTGCCTTCAAAAAAATGATGGTTTGGCTTGGCTTAACAGCATTATTAGGTGCAGGCTTCTTAGGACTTGAGGTTTACGAGTTTTCTCATTATGTTCATGAAGGACATAAGTTTACAAGTAGTGCATTCGGTTCTGCCTTCTATACGCTTGTAGGTTTTCACGGTGGCCACGTAGCGTTTGGTCTATTATGGTGTCTAACATTAATGTTCCGAAATGGAAAACGTGGTTTAGACCTATACAACGCGCCAAAATTCTATGTATTTAGCTTATATTGGCATTTTATCGATGTTGTTTGGGTATTTATCTTTACAGTAGTATATTTAATGGGAATGGTGGGATAA
- the coxB gene encoding cytochrome c oxidase subunit II, which translates to MKSLAKWRLVSLFAMIALVLSGCGKPFVSTLMPAGEVADMQYDLMKLSTLIMVGVIIVVMVIFVLVFVRYRRKDDKTIPKQVEGSHKLEIIWTVVPILLLLILAVPTVASTFKLADVDKMDKKNTKALVINVRSHLYWWDFEYPSKKIVTSQELVVPTNEKVYFNLKSMDVKHSFWIPAVGGKLDTNTDNINKFWLEFDDKRANEAGNLFYGKCAELCGPGHALMDFKVKAISRDKFDAWVTAMKDVKEPQKATGALASQGQEIFNKSCIGCHAVTPANKMPETARIAPNLSNFGERSRVAGVLDHNKKEVKNWIKNPEAYKPGNLMTGKYPEMSDDQLDALAEYLMSLKVQE; encoded by the coding sequence ATGAAAAGCCTTGCAAAATGGCGTTTAGTCTCGTTGTTTGCGATGATAGCGCTTGTACTCTCCGGATGTGGCAAACCATTCGTTTCCACTTTGATGCCAGCCGGTGAAGTTGCAGACATGCAATATGATTTAATGAAGTTAAGTACTTTAATCATGGTTGGGGTAATTATTGTCGTCATGGTTATATTTGTTTTGGTATTTGTTCGTTACCGTAGAAAAGACGACAAAACCATTCCAAAGCAAGTTGAAGGAAGTCATAAACTAGAAATTATTTGGACTGTTGTGCCGATTCTATTACTTCTTATCCTAGCTGTACCAACTGTAGCATCTACTTTCAAACTTGCTGATGTTGACAAGATGGACAAGAAAAACACAAAAGCATTAGTAATTAATGTTCGATCACATTTATATTGGTGGGATTTTGAATATCCAAGCAAAAAGATTGTGACGAGTCAAGAATTAGTTGTTCCAACAAATGAAAAAGTTTACTTCAACTTAAAATCTATGGATGTTAAACACTCATTCTGGATCCCTGCAGTTGGTGGAAAATTAGATACCAATACTGATAATATCAACAAGTTCTGGTTGGAATTTGACGACAAGCGCGCAAATGAAGCGGGAAATCTATTCTACGGAAAATGTGCTGAGCTTTGCGGACCAGGACACGCTCTAATGGACTTTAAAGTTAAGGCGATTAGCCGCGACAAGTTTGATGCTTGGGTTACTGCAATGAAGGATGTTAAAGAACCACAAAAAGCAACAGGAGCTCTAGCTTCACAAGGTCAAGAAATCTTTAATAAGAGCTGTATCGGCTGTCATGCTGTAACTCCAGCTAATAAAATGCCAGAAACTGCACGTATTGCACCTAACTTATCAAACTTTGGTGAAAGATCGCGTGTAGCCGGTGTATTAGACCATAATAAAAAAGAAGTAAAAAACTGGATTAAAAATCCTGAAGCATACAAGCCTGGGAACTTAATGACTGGAAAATATCCAGAAATGTCAGATGATCAGCTTGATGCATTAGCCGAATATTTAATGAGCTTAAAAGTTCAGGAATAA